A genome region from Dickeya dadantii NCPPB 898 includes the following:
- a CDS encoding YkgJ family cysteine cluster protein, which produces MECRPDCGACCTAPSISSPIPGMPQGKPANTPCIQLSANNLCNIFGSPLRPKVCGSLQPSHEMCSTNREDAMTYLIHLEEATGP; this is translated from the coding sequence ATGGAATGTCGCCCTGATTGCGGCGCCTGCTGTACCGCGCCTTCTATCTCCAGCCCGATTCCCGGCATGCCGCAGGGAAAACCGGCCAATACGCCCTGCATCCAACTCTCTGCAAATAACCTGTGCAACATTTTCGGGTCTCCGCTACGCCCGAAAGTCTGTGGTAGCTTACAACCCTCGCACGAAATGTGTTCAACGAACCGCGAAGATGCCATGACGTATCTGATTCATCTTGAAGAAGCGACGGGACCTTGA
- a CDS encoding IclR family transcriptional regulator has translation MIEKSRGGIQVISRAAAILREICESPDGLSLGQIASLTGLARSTVQRIVDALEGEHLVQAGAKGVRPGWGLRRLGEISNPEPSHNLRPLLYRLYERTKETVDLSTLDGTSVLFMDRFLSEQRIRAVPDIRVRYPAYTMANGKALLSTLSDREIHNRYGSGMLERITPNSVVNVDDLVKQLNAIRAGGFAYDREEHAVDSCAIGLPLRIWGGLNLAISVVVPTHRFHSHRNEIETALRLCVDECNQYLLKMDTPDE, from the coding sequence ATGATTGAAAAATCGAGAGGCGGTATCCAGGTTATATCGCGAGCGGCGGCTATTTTACGTGAAATCTGTGAGAGCCCTGACGGCCTCAGTCTGGGACAGATTGCATCATTGACGGGGCTTGCCAGATCCACTGTTCAGAGAATTGTGGATGCGCTTGAAGGTGAACACCTGGTACAGGCCGGAGCAAAAGGGGTACGCCCTGGTTGGGGGTTGAGACGTTTGGGGGAAATATCCAATCCAGAACCCTCTCATAACCTTCGCCCTTTACTTTATCGCTTATATGAAAGAACAAAAGAGACCGTTGATTTATCAACACTAGATGGGACATCCGTTTTGTTTATGGATCGTTTTCTTTCTGAGCAGCGTATCCGCGCCGTACCTGATATACGGGTCAGATACCCCGCGTACACAATGGCAAACGGCAAAGCATTGCTTTCCACCCTTTCCGACCGTGAAATTCATAACCGCTATGGATCCGGCATGCTGGAAAGAATAACGCCCAATTCAGTGGTCAATGTCGACGACTTAGTGAAACAACTTAACGCTATTCGGGCTGGTGGGTTCGCCTACGATAGAGAAGAGCATGCTGTAGATTCATGCGCCATTGGCCTACCACTCCGTATCTGGGGTGGGCTTAATCTCGCCATATCCGTAGTGGTTCCCACCCACAGGTTTCATTCGCACAGAAATGAAATTGAAACAGCGCTGAGGCTCTGCGTAGATGAATGCAATCAGTATCTGCTGAAAATGGACACACCAGATGAGTGA
- a CDS encoding amidohydrolase — MKLNSALCLIMSMNYLSNVAYAFDIQKASKATDSYLDINYSQLDNLYKDIHQNPELGYQEVRTTKILANNMRKIGFQVMDNLGGTGFVAIYKNGDGPTVMVRTELDALPMQEKTGLPYASKVKQKDQDGKETYVAHSCGHDIHMASWFGSASALINMKDQWQGTLMFVAQPAEEKITGASAMVNDGIFKKFGKPDYAFALHTSPMEYGLVSFKPGVQTSNGDSFSITFKGKGGHGSMPEKTIDPILIAARFVTDVQTLISRETSPNKFGVVTIGAFNSGTSGNIIPDMAKIQGTLRTYDDNVRKNLIDGIARFAKASADMSKAPLPEIIIGENKVDSIVNDSSLSESTAKVFKERFGNHFTEAKEPSSASEDFSVFVNAGIPAVYFNIGIYSPEQIKQWEREGVEIPSNHSPLFAPVPEPTIRTGVEAMTLAVMNALDNNVGKKL; from the coding sequence ATGAAACTTAACTCTGCATTATGTCTCATAATGTCAATGAATTATTTATCGAATGTTGCCTATGCATTTGATATCCAGAAGGCTAGCAAGGCGACAGATAGCTATCTCGATATCAATTATTCTCAACTGGATAACTTATACAAAGATATTCATCAAAATCCTGAACTCGGGTATCAGGAAGTCAGAACGACTAAAATACTTGCTAATAATATGCGTAAGATTGGTTTTCAGGTGATGGATAATCTCGGCGGCACAGGATTTGTTGCTATATACAAAAATGGTGATGGGCCAACCGTAATGGTGAGAACTGAACTGGATGCGCTTCCCATGCAGGAAAAAACCGGTTTGCCGTACGCAAGTAAGGTAAAGCAGAAAGATCAAGATGGGAAAGAGACATATGTTGCGCACTCCTGCGGCCATGATATACACATGGCATCCTGGTTCGGGAGCGCCTCCGCACTGATTAACATGAAGGATCAGTGGCAAGGAACCCTGATGTTTGTCGCCCAGCCGGCTGAGGAAAAAATTACTGGCGCAAGTGCAATGGTCAACGATGGTATTTTCAAAAAATTCGGCAAACCGGACTATGCATTCGCATTACATACTTCACCGATGGAATACGGACTTGTTTCCTTTAAGCCCGGAGTTCAGACCTCCAACGGCGATTCATTCTCTATTACTTTTAAAGGAAAAGGCGGCCATGGTTCAATGCCGGAAAAAACCATCGATCCTATTTTGATTGCCGCAAGGTTCGTTACCGATGTACAGACATTGATTAGTCGAGAAACCTCTCCTAACAAATTCGGCGTTGTAACTATTGGTGCATTTAATTCAGGGACATCCGGCAATATTATTCCTGATATGGCAAAAATACAGGGAACGCTGCGTACCTACGATGATAATGTACGTAAGAACTTAATTGATGGCATTGCCCGTTTTGCGAAAGCATCCGCGGATATGTCTAAGGCACCACTCCCGGAAATAATAATTGGTGAAAATAAGGTGGATTCAATTGTTAATGATAGTTCTCTATCAGAATCTACCGCTAAAGTGTTTAAGGAGCGATTTGGCAACCATTTTACGGAAGCTAAAGAACCTAGCTCCGCCAGTGAAGATTTTTCTGTATTCGTCAATGCTGGAATTCCTGCCGTGTATTTTAATATTGGCATATATTCTCCAGAGCAGATTAAACAATGGGAGCGCGAAGGTGTTGAAATACCCAGCAACCATTCTCCTCTGTTTGCACCAGTGCCAGAGCCGACTATTCGCACGGGAGTTGAAGCCATGACGCTAGCTGTAATGAATGCTTTAGATAACAATGTCGGGAAAAAGTTATAA
- a CDS encoding sugar efflux transporter has protein sequence MTISSARTARRLPDLTSSAFLVIAFLTGIAGALQLPTLSLFLSMEVQVRPFMVGLFYTGSAVIGIVVSQILATYSDRQGDRKTLILQCCLLGALACLLYAWNRNYFVLLFIGVLLSSFGSTANPQLFALAREHADRTGRGAAMFSSVMRAQISLSWVIGPPVAFALALGFGFPAMYLTAAVVFVLCGLLVWLLLPSMPKTRVKSAATLESPRQNRRDTLLLFTACTLMWTCNGIYLINMPLYLVNELRLPEKLAGVMMGTAAGLEIPVMLLAGYLTSRLGKRLLMRLAVIAGLIFYTGLTLLNGSWALLALQLLNAIFIGILAGMGMLYFQDLMPGQAGAATTLFTNTTRVGWIISGSLAGIVAEVWSYHAGFVIAIAMLAGAAVCMWRIRDV, from the coding sequence ATGACAATTTCTTCTGCCCGCACGGCCCGACGCCTGCCCGATCTGACGTCTTCGGCGTTTCTGGTGATTGCTTTTCTGACCGGGATTGCCGGTGCGCTGCAGCTCCCCACGCTCAGTCTGTTTTTATCAATGGAAGTACAGGTACGCCCGTTCATGGTCGGGCTGTTTTATACCGGCAGCGCGGTGATCGGCATCGTCGTCAGCCAGATTCTGGCGACCTATTCCGATCGTCAGGGCGACCGCAAAACGCTGATATTGCAGTGCTGCCTGTTGGGCGCGCTGGCCTGCCTGCTGTATGCCTGGAACCGTAACTATTTCGTACTGCTGTTTATCGGCGTACTGCTGTCGAGTTTCGGCTCCACCGCCAACCCGCAACTGTTTGCGCTGGCGCGGGAACACGCCGACCGCACCGGCCGCGGCGCCGCCATGTTCAGTTCGGTAATGCGGGCGCAGATTTCGCTGTCCTGGGTGATCGGGCCGCCGGTCGCCTTCGCGCTGGCTCTGGGCTTCGGTTTCCCGGCGATGTACCTGACGGCGGCGGTGGTATTCGTACTGTGCGGACTGCTGGTGTGGCTGCTGTTGCCGTCAATGCCCAAAACCCGGGTTAAATCCGCCGCGACGCTGGAGTCGCCCCGGCAGAACCGGCGCGACACGCTATTGCTGTTTACCGCCTGCACGCTGATGTGGACCTGCAACGGCATCTATCTGATCAATATGCCGTTGTATCTGGTTAATGAATTGCGGTTACCAGAAAAACTCGCCGGGGTCATGATGGGCACCGCCGCCGGGTTGGAAATCCCGGTGATGCTGCTGGCCGGCTACCTCACCAGCCGGTTAGGCAAGCGCCTGCTGATGCGGCTGGCGGTGATCGCCGGACTAATTTTTTATACCGGGCTGACGCTGCTGAACGGTTCGTGGGCGCTGCTGGCGCTGCAATTGCTGAACGCGATTTTCATCGGCATTCTGGCTGGGATGGGAATGTTGTATTTTCAGGATCTGATGCCGGGCCAGGCGGGCGCCGCCACGACGCTGTTCACCAACACCACCCGCGTAGGCTGGATTATCTCCGGCTCGCTGGCGGGCATCGTGGCCGAAGTCTGGAGTTATCATGCGGGTTTTGTTATCGCCATCGCCATGCTGGCCGGCGCCGCCGTCTGCATGTGGCGCATCCGCGACGTTTAA
- the fruB gene encoding fused PTS fructose transporter subunit IIA/HPr protein produces MFQLSQHDIHLGASAGSKEEAIRQVAAALTEAGCVSEGYVEGMLQRELQTSTYLGSGIAIPHGTTDTRDLVQKTGVQVFQFPQGIAWGEDQTAYVVLGIAARSDEHLALLRQLTHVLSDDRVAARLASTTSADELRGLLMGEQLAGAFRFDTSLISLNVATDNLMTLQALNAGRLQQIGAVDASFVSHVVGNKPAYLGQGIWLSDSLTGNLVSALAVSRPAEPFAVDGESVGLLLTVSAADEQVFAPMDYLSTLLIAGKADSLLSADETTLLALLTSEEEEEEEGNVLTAEFTIRNEHGLHARPGAMLVNVIKQFSSEITVANLDGTGKPANGRSLMKVVALGVKSGHRLRFTAKGGDAEAALKAIGEAIQSGLGEGAA; encoded by the coding sequence ATGTTTCAGTTGTCACAGCACGACATTCATTTAGGTGCTTCCGCCGGCAGTAAAGAAGAGGCCATTCGTCAGGTGGCCGCCGCACTGACCGAGGCTGGTTGCGTGAGCGAGGGCTATGTCGAGGGGATGCTTCAGCGTGAGCTGCAGACCTCTACCTATCTCGGCAGCGGTATTGCCATTCCGCATGGCACCACCGATACGCGCGATCTGGTGCAGAAAACCGGTGTTCAGGTGTTCCAGTTCCCGCAGGGGATCGCATGGGGCGAAGACCAGACCGCGTATGTGGTGCTGGGGATTGCCGCCCGTTCCGACGAACATCTGGCGCTGCTGCGTCAACTGACCCACGTGCTGAGCGATGATCGCGTCGCGGCTCGTCTGGCCAGCACCACGTCAGCTGACGAACTGCGCGGGTTACTGATGGGCGAACAACTGGCGGGCGCGTTCCGTTTTGATACCTCGCTGATTAGCCTGAATGTGGCGACCGACAACCTGATGACGCTGCAGGCGCTGAACGCCGGCCGTCTGCAACAGATTGGCGCGGTCGACGCCAGCTTTGTCAGCCATGTGGTCGGCAACAAGCCGGCGTATCTGGGGCAGGGTATCTGGCTGAGCGATAGCCTGACCGGCAATCTGGTGAGCGCGCTGGCGGTGAGCCGCCCGGCGGAACCTTTCGCGGTGGATGGCGAAAGCGTAGGGCTGTTGCTGACGGTTTCGGCGGCGGATGAGCAGGTGTTCGCGCCGATGGATTACCTCAGCACACTGCTGATCGCCGGCAAGGCAGATAGTTTGCTGTCCGCTGACGAAACCACGCTACTGGCGCTGCTGACCAGCGAAGAAGAGGAAGAAGAAGAGGGCAACGTGCTGACGGCGGAGTTTACCATTCGCAACGAGCACGGTCTGCATGCCCGTCCGGGGGCGATGCTGGTTAACGTCATCAAACAGTTCTCCAGCGAGATCACCGTGGCGAACCTCGATGGCACCGGCAAACCGGCCAACGGCCGTAGCCTGATGAAAGTGGTGGCGCTGGGCGTCAAGAGCGGCCACCGTCTGCGCTTCACCGCCAAAGGCGGCGATGCTGAAGCGGCGCTGAAAGCCATCGGCGAAGCTATTCAGTCCGGCCTTGGGGAGGGCGCAGCATGA
- the fruK gene encoding 1-phosphofructokinase, with protein MSRRVATITLNPAYDLVGYCPEIEHGEVNLVQTTGLHAAGKGINVAKVLKDLGIDVTVGGFLGKDNQDGFQQLFSELGIANRFQVVSGRTRINVKLTEQSGDVTDLNFSGFEVTQQDWQRFVNDSLSWLGQFDMVAVSGSLPSGVDPDAFTDWMSRLRSQCPCIIFDSSREALVAGLKASPWLVKPNRRELEIWAGRKLPTLADVVDAAHALREQGIAHVVISLGAEGALWVNASGAWLAKPPACEVISTVGAGDSMVGGLIYGLLMRESSEHTLRLATAVAALAVSQSNVGISDRPQLAAMMARVDLKPFN; from the coding sequence ATGAGCAGACGCGTTGCCACCATCACCCTGAATCCCGCCTATGATTTAGTAGGGTACTGCCCGGAAATTGAACACGGCGAAGTCAACCTGGTTCAGACCACGGGCCTGCATGCGGCGGGCAAAGGCATCAACGTCGCCAAGGTGCTGAAAGACCTCGGTATCGATGTCACCGTGGGCGGTTTTCTGGGCAAAGACAATCAGGACGGTTTTCAGCAGCTGTTCAGCGAGTTGGGCATCGCCAACCGTTTTCAGGTGGTGTCGGGGCGTACTCGCATTAACGTCAAACTCACCGAGCAGAGTGGTGATGTGACCGACCTGAATTTCTCCGGTTTTGAGGTAACCCAGCAGGACTGGCAGCGTTTCGTCAACGATTCGCTGAGCTGGCTGGGGCAGTTTGACATGGTCGCCGTTAGCGGCAGTCTGCCGAGCGGCGTTGACCCGGACGCGTTTACCGATTGGATGTCGCGCCTGCGCAGCCAGTGTCCGTGCATTATTTTTGACAGTAGCCGCGAAGCGTTGGTGGCTGGCCTGAAAGCCTCGCCGTGGTTGGTGAAACCCAACCGCCGGGAGCTGGAAATCTGGGCCGGACGCAAGTTGCCTACGCTGGCGGATGTGGTCGATGCGGCGCATGCGCTGCGTGAACAGGGTATTGCCCATGTCGTGATTTCGCTGGGAGCGGAAGGCGCGCTGTGGGTCAATGCGTCTGGTGCCTGGCTGGCAAAACCGCCGGCTTGTGAAGTGATCAGTACGGTAGGTGCGGGTGACTCCATGGTGGGGGGATTGATTTATGGCTTATTGATGCGTGAGTCCAGTGAACACACGTTGCGCCTGGCCACCGCGGTGGCAGCATTGGCCGTCAGCCAGAGCAACGTAGGCATTAGCGATCGTCCGCAGCTGGCTGCGATGATGGCGCGTGTCGATCTCAAACCATTTAACTGA
- the fruA gene encoding PTS fructose transporter subunit IIBC — protein MKTLLILDKSLGLAKSRLVKNLLGAAAANAGLTLTEQFADAELAIVLGAPVQADSGLNGKKVFAGDSELALSQPAAFLEKAKAEAQPYQAPAAAAAAPATAKRIVAVTACPTGVAHTFMAAEAIESEAKKRGWWVKVETRGSVGAGNPISPEEVEQADLVIVAADIEVDLSKFAGKKMYRTSTGLALKKTAQEFDKALSEATVFQPSAQSSAAAGGESARKGGAGPYRHLLTGVSYMLPMVVAGGLCIALSFVFGITAFKEEGTLAAALMKIGGGSAFALMVPVLAGYIAFSIADRPGLTPGLVGGMLAVSTGAGFLGGIIAGFLAGYLARAISNHVTLPQSMSALKPILIIPLVATLITGLIMIYVVGTPVAKILTGLTGWLQSMGTANAVILGAILGGMMCTDMGGPVNKVAYVFGTTLLSSQVYAPMAAVMAAGMVPPLAMGLATFIAGKKFTANEREGGKAAVVLGLCFISEGAIPYAARDPMRVLPCCILGGALTGAISMAIGAKLMAPHGGLFVLLIPGAITPVLGYLFSIIAGTVVAGVLYAVLKRPEEQLVKA, from the coding sequence ATGAAAACGCTGCTGATACTTGATAAATCACTGGGACTGGCGAAAAGCCGTCTGGTGAAAAATTTGCTCGGTGCTGCTGCCGCTAACGCAGGACTTACCCTCACTGAGCAGTTTGCCGACGCGGAGCTGGCCATCGTGCTGGGTGCGCCCGTACAGGCAGACAGTGGTCTGAATGGCAAAAAAGTGTTTGCCGGGGATAGTGAGCTGGCGTTGAGTCAACCGGCGGCGTTTCTGGAAAAAGCCAAAGCGGAAGCGCAGCCGTATCAGGCGCCTGCCGCCGCAGCGGCGGCTCCGGCTACCGCCAAACGCATCGTGGCGGTGACCGCCTGTCCGACTGGGGTGGCGCACACCTTCATGGCGGCGGAAGCGATTGAAAGCGAAGCGAAAAAACGCGGCTGGTGGGTGAAAGTGGAAACCCGCGGTTCCGTGGGCGCCGGCAACCCGATCAGCCCGGAAGAAGTCGAGCAGGCGGATCTGGTGATCGTGGCGGCGGACATTGAAGTTGACCTCAGCAAATTCGCCGGCAAAAAGATGTACCGCACCTCCACCGGTCTGGCGCTGAAGAAGACGGCGCAGGAGTTTGACAAGGCGCTGTCCGAGGCGACGGTGTTCCAGCCGTCCGCCCAGAGCAGCGCGGCGGCCGGCGGCGAGTCCGCCAGGAAAGGCGGCGCAGGCCCATACCGTCACCTGCTGACCGGCGTGTCCTACATGCTGCCGATGGTGGTGGCTGGCGGCCTGTGTATCGCCCTGTCGTTCGTGTTCGGGATTACCGCGTTCAAAGAAGAGGGGACGCTGGCTGCCGCGCTGATGAAGATTGGCGGTGGGTCTGCCTTTGCCCTGATGGTGCCGGTACTGGCCGGTTATATCGCGTTCTCGATTGCCGACCGTCCGGGTCTGACGCCGGGTCTGGTCGGCGGTATGCTGGCGGTTAGCACCGGCGCCGGCTTCCTCGGTGGTATCATCGCCGGTTTCCTGGCTGGTTATCTGGCTCGCGCCATCAGCAACCATGTGACGCTGCCGCAGAGCATGTCGGCGCTGAAACCGATCCTGATTATTCCGCTGGTCGCCACGCTGATCACCGGTTTGATCATGATCTACGTGGTGGGTACGCCGGTCGCGAAAATCCTGACCGGTCTGACCGGCTGGCTGCAGTCCATGGGCACCGCCAATGCGGTCATTCTGGGCGCGATTCTCGGCGGTATGATGTGTACCGACATGGGCGGCCCGGTGAACAAAGTGGCTTACGTGTTCGGCACCACGCTGTTGAGTAGCCAGGTGTATGCGCCGATGGCCGCCGTCATGGCTGCCGGTATGGTGCCGCCGTTGGCGATGGGTCTGGCGACCTTTATTGCCGGCAAGAAATTCACCGCCAACGAACGCGAAGGCGGCAAAGCGGCGGTGGTGCTGGGTCTGTGCTTCATCTCCGAAGGAGCCATTCCTTACGCTGCCCGCGACCCGATGCGTGTGCTGCCGTGCTGTATCCTGGGTGGCGCGCTGACCGGTGCTATCTCCATGGCGATTGGCGCGAAGCTGATGGCGCCGCACGGCGGTCTGTTCGTGCTGCTGATTCCGGGTGCGATTACACCGGTACTGGGCTACCTGTTCTCCATCATCGCCGGTACGGTGGTGGCTGGCGTGCTGTACGCCGTGCTGAAACGTCCGGAAGAGCAACTGGTCAAAGCCTGA
- the nfo gene encoding deoxyribonuclease IV, producing MKYVGAHVSASGGVDQAVARAHDIGATAFALFTKNQRQWQAPPLAADVIDRFQAACAQYQFAPAQILPHDSYLINLGHPDDDALQKSQAAFIDEMSRCQQLGLTLLNFHPGSHLRQIDESTCLSRIAQSINLALDATAGVTAVIENTAGQGSNLGFRFEHLAEIIDQVEDKSRVGVCIDTCHAFAGGYDLRTEADCEHTFAELERIVGFRYLRGMHLNDAKSEFNSRVDRHHSLGEGNIGKTVFSYIMRDPRFDGIPLILETINPDIWAQEIAWLKSQQSPVSVV from the coding sequence ATGAAATATGTCGGAGCCCACGTCAGCGCCTCGGGCGGCGTGGATCAGGCGGTGGCCCGCGCCCATGACATCGGCGCCACCGCGTTCGCGCTGTTTACCAAAAATCAGCGCCAGTGGCAGGCCCCGCCGTTGGCGGCGGACGTCATCGATCGCTTCCAGGCCGCCTGTGCGCAGTATCAGTTCGCCCCGGCCCAGATTCTGCCGCACGACAGCTACCTGATCAATCTGGGGCACCCGGACGACGACGCCTTGCAGAAATCCCAGGCGGCGTTTATCGACGAAATGTCGCGCTGTCAGCAACTGGGGCTCACGTTGCTGAATTTCCATCCCGGCAGTCACCTGCGCCAGATCGACGAAAGCACCTGTCTGAGCCGCATCGCCCAGTCTATCAATCTGGCGCTGGACGCCACCGCCGGCGTGACCGCCGTGATTGAGAACACCGCCGGTCAGGGCAGCAACCTGGGGTTCCGCTTTGAACATCTGGCGGAAATCATCGATCAGGTGGAAGACAAAAGTCGGGTCGGCGTCTGTATCGACACTTGCCACGCCTTTGCCGGCGGCTATGATCTGCGTACCGAAGCCGATTGCGAGCACACCTTTGCCGAGCTGGAGCGCATAGTCGGTTTCCGCTATTTGCGCGGTATGCACCTGAATGACGCCAAAAGCGAATTCAACAGCCGGGTAGACCGCCACCACAGCCTGGGAGAAGGCAACATCGGCAAAACCGTGTTCAGCTATATTATGCGCGACCCGCGCTTTGACGGTATTCCGCTGATTCTGGAAACCATCAACCCGGATATCTGGGCGCAGGAAATCGCCTGGCTGAAGTCACAGCAGTCGCCCGTCAGCGTCGTCTGA
- a CDS encoding YeiH family protein, translating into MTMFSFSSRVQRFSPLSAAGHLLTGIILTGLLTRGVLWLSGQPTIAGLGLGSLTLAILVGMVLGNTVYTHLQPRCDAGVQWSRHHLLRWGIILYGFKLSFQQITAIGAAGLVIDLLTLTSTLLLACWLGQRWFRLDRHTVLLIGAGSSICGAAAVLATAPVLKSSADKVAVAVSTVVLFGTTAMFFYPWLYQHFIQYSGWLFTPQTFGLYLGSTVHEVAQVVAAGHAIGPVTENTAVIGKMLRVMMLAPFLFLLGLWLKQRQPAHQAAAPATAGYPWFALGFVLMCGVNSLNWLPAGWVAMLTQLDNALLTMAMVALGLATRLSTLRQAGIKPLLLAAVLFLWLVAGGAAINLGVQHLFA; encoded by the coding sequence ATGACTATGTTTTCATTTTCTTCCAGGGTACAACGTTTTTCCCCTTTGTCCGCCGCCGGCCACCTGCTGACCGGCATCATCCTGACCGGTCTGCTGACCCGAGGCGTATTATGGTTATCCGGCCAACCGACGATAGCCGGATTAGGACTGGGTTCCCTGACGCTGGCGATACTGGTTGGCATGGTGCTGGGCAATACCGTCTACACACATCTGCAACCCCGGTGCGACGCCGGCGTTCAGTGGTCCCGGCATCATCTGCTGCGCTGGGGCATCATCCTGTACGGTTTCAAACTCAGCTTTCAGCAAATCACCGCCATCGGCGCCGCTGGTCTGGTGATCGACCTGCTGACGCTCACGTCCACCCTGCTGCTCGCCTGCTGGCTGGGACAGCGCTGGTTCCGGCTGGATCGGCACACCGTATTGCTGATCGGCGCGGGCAGCAGCATTTGCGGCGCCGCCGCCGTGCTGGCCACCGCGCCGGTGCTGAAAAGCTCGGCCGACAAGGTGGCGGTGGCGGTATCGACCGTGGTGCTGTTCGGCACCACCGCCATGTTTTTTTACCCGTGGCTGTACCAACATTTTATCCAGTATAGCGGCTGGTTATTTACCCCGCAGACTTTCGGACTCTACCTCGGCTCAACGGTGCATGAAGTCGCACAGGTGGTAGCCGCCGGCCACGCCATCGGCCCGGTGACCGAGAATACGGCGGTCATCGGCAAGATGCTGCGTGTCATGATGCTGGCGCCGTTCCTGTTTCTCCTCGGTCTGTGGCTGAAGCAGCGTCAGCCCGCGCATCAGGCCGCCGCGCCCGCCACCGCCGGTTATCCGTGGTTCGCGCTGGGTTTTGTGTTGATGTGCGGGGTCAACTCGCTCAACTGGCTGCCGGCGGGCTGGGTCGCCATGCTGACGCAACTGGATAATGCACTGTTGACCATGGCGATGGTGGCGCTGGGGCTGGCTACGCGCCTGAGCACGCTGCGACAGGCCGGTATCAAGCCGCTGCTGCTGGCGGCGGTCCTGTTTCTCTGGCTGGTGGCGGGCGGCGCGGCCATCAATCTGGGGGTACAGCATCTCTTCGCCTGA
- the yieE gene encoding DNA-binding transcriptional regulator YeiE — MHITLRQLEVFTEVLKSGSTTQASVVLSLSQSAVSAALADLESQLGVQLFDRVGKRLVVNEHGRLLYPKALALLEQSAEIEQLFRRDNGALRIYASSTIGNYLMPAMIARYRQDFPAIPLELYVGNTLDVVNAVSEFRVDLGLIEGPCHHPDLITQPWREDELVVFCAPGNPLIDHEFTLQMLADAPWILREHGSGTREVLDHLLLARLPHFRLVMELGNSEAIKHAVRHGIGISCLSRHVIADQLATGALVELPVPLPPLSRTLYLVHHRQKHLSGVLQCFLGYCQDDDGI, encoded by the coding sequence ATGCATATTACGTTACGTCAACTGGAAGTGTTTACCGAAGTCCTGAAAAGTGGTTCAACGACCCAGGCATCGGTGGTATTGTCGCTGTCACAGTCGGCCGTCAGCGCGGCGTTGGCTGATCTTGAAAGTCAGTTGGGGGTGCAGCTGTTTGACCGCGTCGGTAAACGGCTGGTGGTCAATGAACACGGCCGTCTGCTGTATCCCAAAGCGCTGGCGCTGCTGGAGCAGTCGGCGGAAATCGAGCAACTGTTCCGGCGCGATAACGGCGCGCTGCGTATTTATGCCAGCAGTACCATCGGCAACTATCTGATGCCGGCGATGATCGCCCGCTACCGGCAGGATTTTCCGGCCATTCCGCTGGAGCTGTACGTGGGCAATACGCTGGATGTGGTGAATGCCGTTTCCGAGTTCCGGGTCGATCTGGGGCTGATTGAAGGGCCGTGCCACCATCCCGATTTAATCACCCAGCCCTGGCGGGAAGATGAACTGGTGGTGTTTTGCGCGCCGGGAAATCCGCTGATCGATCATGAGTTTACGTTGCAGATGCTGGCGGACGCGCCCTGGATCCTGCGTGAACACGGTTCGGGGACACGCGAAGTGCTGGACCATTTGCTGTTGGCACGCCTGCCGCATTTCCGGCTGGTGATGGAATTGGGCAACTCGGAGGCGATCAAGCACGCGGTGCGGCACGGCATCGGCATCAGCTGTCTGTCGCGTCATGTGATCGCCGACCAGCTTGCCACCGGCGCGCTGGTGGAACTGCCGGTTCCTTTGCCGCCGCTGAGCCGCACGTTGTATCTGGTGCATCACCGTCAGAAACATTTATCCGGCGTGCTGCAATGCTTTCTCGGGTATTGTCAGGACGATGACGGTATATAA